In one window of Thiobacillus sp. DNA:
- a CDS encoding DUF2238 domain-containing protein codes for MPGLILLTLGVLLWSGIGPKDRFTWFLEVAPVLVGLPLLLATRGRFPFTPLAYGLMALHGVVLMVGGHYTYAEMPLFDWVRDTYGLARNHYDRLGHVAQGFFPAIVAREILVRASPLKSGGWLFFLTTCVCLALSAFYELIEWWVAVASGDEAVAFLATQGDVWDTQWDMVLALLGALSSLLLLSRWHDRQLEPMIQDAP; via the coding sequence CTGCCTGGCCTGATCCTGCTGACGCTTGGCGTGCTGCTATGGTCGGGCATTGGCCCCAAGGACCGGTTCACCTGGTTCCTGGAGGTGGCGCCCGTGCTGGTGGGGTTGCCGCTGTTGCTGGCGACCCGGGGCCGCTTCCCCTTCACGCCCCTGGCCTACGGGCTCATGGCCCTGCATGGCGTTGTGCTGATGGTGGGCGGCCACTATACCTATGCGGAAATGCCCCTGTTCGACTGGGTCCGGGACACCTACGGCCTTGCCCGAAACCATTACGATCGGCTGGGGCATGTGGCCCAGGGGTTCTTTCCGGCCATCGTCGCGCGGGAGATCCTGGTCCGGGCTTCACCCCTCAAGTCGGGCGGATGGCTTTTTTTCCTGACAACATGCGTCTGCCTGGCCCTGTCCGCCTTCTATGAGCTGATCGAATGGTGGGTGGCGGTGGCTTCCGGCGACGAGGCCGTGGCCTTCCTGGCCACCCAGGGAGATGTATGGGATACCCAGTGGGACATGGTCCTGGCCCTGCTGGGGGCGTTATCCTCCCTACTACTACTGAGCCGCTGGCATGACCGGCAGCTAGAGCCAATGATTCAGGATGCCCCATGA
- a CDS encoding YceI family protein, translating to MAWGTMAWATEERFVLDPTHTFPSFEIRHQGISTMRGKFNRTQGRVVLDPLQGSGSIEVTVDAGSVDTGLDDLNQKLRGGSFFSTGRFPEIRFKSTQIEYRDGKPVIARGELTMLGQTRPVDLEIRDYNCTLQFLTRRPMCGADVHATLRRSDFGMNFGIPLIGDEVRLAIEVEGFRD from the coding sequence ATGGCCTGGGGCACCATGGCTTGGGCAACGGAAGAGAGATTCGTGCTTGACCCGACCCACACATTTCCCAGCTTCGAGATACGCCATCAAGGCATTTCCACCATGCGGGGAAAATTCAATCGAACCCAGGGAAGGGTGGTGCTGGATCCTCTGCAGGGAAGCGGGTCGATCGAGGTGACGGTGGATGCGGGATCCGTCGATACCGGGCTGGACGATCTGAATCAGAAGTTGCGCGGCGGGAGTTTCTTCTCCACGGGGCGCTTTCCAGAGATACGTTTCAAGTCCACTCAGATCGAATACCGGGATGGCAAACCCGTGATCGCCCGGGGGGAACTCACCATGCTGGGCCAGACCCGGCCGGTGGATCTGGAGATTCGTGACTACAACTGCACGCTGCAGTTTCTGACTCGACGGCCGATGTGCGGGGCTGACGTGCATGCCACGCTGCGCCGCTCGGATTTCGGCATGAACTTCGGCATTCCCCTCATCGGGGATGAAGTCCGTCTGGCGATCGAAGTGGAAGGCTTCAGGGATTAG
- a CDS encoding HAMP domain-containing histidine kinase, with protein MTLLRTLYGRLALAFALLTLLCAGFTAWLFMDAASRHQQEVLQRLSKNLAAHIAGHTDLVKQFKWNRPAVDELFNMLMVVNPSIEVYLIKANGHIDAHVAPPGRVKRKWVDLGPIRSYLAGNAFPLLGDDPRGTSTRKIFSVAPCVQDGHTVGYLYVILAGEDFDRLAADVRDSQTITTATWLMAGLTVLTLSAGLIAFALITRRLRNLGKEVQAFSAGDPDAIAPPPDDGPHDEIGQLHRTFHHMARRIASQVGELKRQDQVRREMVANISHDLRTPLTSLQGYLETISLKAGQVSEEERNRYLDVALRQSRKVSKLAQELFELAKLECEVTKPVKEAFALPELVNDVLQKFELAARQKEVNLQVRIPGDLPPVLADLGMIERVLTNLLDNALRHTPLGGAVQLELHAADGNVRVRVADTGSGIPDSLRPQLFERPSPLRDGTGRTSGGLGLLIVKRILSLHDSSIRLEARPGPGAAFSFALPVA; from the coding sequence ATGACACTGTTGCGCACACTCTATGGCCGCCTGGCCCTCGCCTTCGCCCTGCTCACACTGCTCTGCGCCGGCTTCACCGCCTGGCTTTTCATGGACGCCGCCAGCCGCCACCAGCAGGAAGTGCTGCAGCGCCTGTCCAAGAACCTGGCCGCCCACATCGCAGGCCACACGGACCTGGTGAAGCAGTTCAAGTGGAACCGTCCCGCGGTGGACGAGTTGTTCAACATGCTCATGGTGGTCAACCCCAGCATCGAGGTCTATCTGATCAAGGCCAACGGCCACATAGACGCCCACGTGGCCCCTCCGGGCCGGGTGAAACGGAAATGGGTGGACCTGGGCCCCATTCGGTCCTACCTTGCCGGGAATGCCTTTCCCCTACTGGGGGACGATCCCCGCGGTACCTCGACGCGAAAAATCTTCAGCGTCGCCCCCTGCGTGCAGGACGGCCACACCGTGGGCTACCTCTACGTCATCCTGGCGGGGGAGGACTTCGACCGCCTGGCCGCCGACGTGCGGGATAGCCAGACCATTACCACCGCCACATGGCTCATGGCCGGCCTCACGGTATTGACCCTGTCGGCGGGCCTGATCGCCTTCGCCCTCATCACCCGCCGGCTGCGCAACCTGGGGAAGGAAGTGCAGGCCTTCTCGGCGGGCGATCCCGATGCCATCGCACCCCCGCCCGACGATGGCCCCCATGACGAGATCGGACAGTTGCACCGGACCTTCCACCACATGGCCCGACGCATCGCCAGCCAGGTGGGCGAACTGAAGCGCCAGGACCAGGTGCGCCGGGAAATGGTGGCCAATATCTCCCACGATCTGCGCACGCCCCTCACCTCCCTCCAGGGCTACCTGGAAACCATCAGCCTCAAGGCCGGCCAGGTCAGCGAGGAGGAGCGGAACCGCTACCTGGACGTGGCCCTGCGCCAAAGCCGCAAGGTGAGCAAGCTGGCCCAGGAACTGTTCGAGCTGGCCAAGCTGGAGTGCGAGGTGACCAAGCCCGTGAAGGAGGCATTCGCCCTGCCCGAACTGGTGAACGACGTACTGCAGAAATTCGAACTGGCCGCACGGCAGAAGGAGGTCAACCTGCAAGTGCGCATTCCCGGCGACCTGCCCCCCGTGCTGGCGGACCTGGGAATGATCGAGCGGGTGCTCACCAATCTGCTGGACAATGCCCTGCGTCATACTCCTTTGGGTGGCGCAGTCCAGCTGGAACTGCATGCCGCGGACGGAAACGTGCGGGTGCGCGTGGCGGACACGGGCAGCGGCATCCCCGACAGCCTGCGTCCCCAGCTGTTCGAACGTCCCTCGCCCCTGCGGGACGGCACGGGCCGCACCTCCGGCGGGCTGGGCCTCCTCATCGTCAAGCGCATCCTCAGCCTGCACGACAGCAGCATTCGCCTGGAAGCCCGGCCGGGCCCGGGGGCGGCCTTCAGTTTTGCCTTGCCCGTGGCCTGA
- the ispB gene encoding octaprenyl diphosphate synthase yields MPLETREPVTQPLFQSLLQADMADVDRVIRARLHSEVALVRQVSEYIIHSGGKRLRPALVVLTAKALGYAGTAHHEMAAVVEFIHTATLLHDDVVDASALRRGRDTANAMFGNAASVLVGDFLYSRAFQMMVAQHSMRVMEVLSEATNVIAEGEVLQLMNCNDPDIDESAYLQVIRYKTAKLFEAAGRLGAIVNGRDRNMEDALGAYGMHLGTAFQIIDDVLDYSGDTQTIGKNVGDDLAEGKPTLPLLFAMKHGAPEETALIRQAILEGDSTHFQEILAIVRKTGALEHAHLQAKAEADLANVAIALLPDSQYKDALLELPAFAVSREF; encoded by the coding sequence ATGCCCCTTGAAACCCGAGAACCCGTGACCCAGCCCCTTTTCCAATCCCTCCTGCAGGCTGACATGGCGGATGTGGATCGGGTCATCCGGGCGCGACTGCATTCAGAAGTCGCGCTGGTGCGGCAAGTCTCCGAATACATCATCCACAGTGGCGGCAAGCGCCTCCGCCCCGCGCTGGTGGTGCTGACCGCAAAGGCCCTGGGCTATGCGGGTACGGCGCATCACGAGATGGCCGCCGTGGTGGAATTCATCCACACCGCCACGCTGCTGCACGATGATGTGGTGGATGCGTCGGCGTTGCGCCGGGGCCGGGATACCGCCAACGCCATGTTCGGCAACGCGGCCAGCGTGCTGGTGGGTGACTTTCTGTATTCCCGTGCCTTTCAGATGATGGTGGCCCAGCACAGCATGCGAGTCATGGAGGTGTTGTCGGAGGCCACCAACGTCATCGCTGAAGGCGAGGTGCTGCAACTCATGAACTGCAACGACCCGGACATCGACGAGTCCGCTTATCTGCAGGTCATCCGCTACAAGACCGCCAAGCTTTTCGAGGCCGCAGGCCGCCTGGGCGCCATCGTCAATGGCAGGGACCGCAACATGGAAGATGCCCTGGGGGCCTATGGCATGCACCTGGGTACCGCTTTCCAGATCATCGACGACGTCCTGGATTATTCCGGCGACACTCAAACGATTGGCAAGAACGTGGGCGACGACCTGGCTGAAGGCAAACCGACCCTGCCTCTGCTCTTCGCCATGAAGCATGGCGCCCCTGAAGAGACAGCCCTCATCCGCCAGGCGATTCTTGAGGGGGATAGCACCCATTTCCAGGAAATCCTGGCCATTGTCCGAAAAACCGGCGCCCTGGAACATGCCCATCTTCAAGCCAAGGCCGAGGCAGATCTTGCCAACGTTGCCATCGCACTGTTGCCTGATAGCCAATACAAGGACGCACTGCTAGAATTGCCGGCCTTCGCGGTCAGCCGCGAATTCTGA
- a CDS encoding EAL domain-containing protein, giving the protein MTQKAVTLRQAILTRLGLLVTGTALMLGLGYALFGIRPLVEQTAESQFNVSAAQVEAALNETFAPARLFLAMSRDWVGTRAPALEASEEFNRIFRPMLETMPQFTSVVAGTSQGQGWLLLELPGGEWRNRMTDIPRWGSRHLITEHRPSGQSDARWETLDYDARLRPWFKKAQEQAEQVAWTSPYAFFTTGDPGITASTGWQLQDGRYFVLGFDLMLRDLSKSTMDVQVGRHGMAFVLTEDQRLLALPAPPAGKDRQAWLRHTLQPATALAIAPVDDALARWRQQGAAYQGLIRYRSGGQGWIASTRPYHLGQERFWVVVLAPESDFFPTWEPLAVVLLGGMLLVLAAAMLIGRAQVRRLAQPLESLVSQSMRIGQLDFRADASVRSPIFEIQQLANAQESMRGMLQSYRVQVDEQAAGLRRQIEALQEAEARIRESEAYNKVLFADSRIPLVVLDPESGTFVDCNQAAAAIYNLGSREDVLGLTPMDVAAPVQYDGRASAEVAREYLDMALRRGSQIFEWRHRRPNGEEWDAEVHLMAFAHGDETLLQFSLQDITERKRAEEKLEHLAFYDPLTGLPNRALFQDRLSQAINAGMRHGKLVAVMFLDLDRFKEINDTQGHAVGDLVLVEVAHRFQAVLRQEESLARVGGDEFIVLAQVLDQSAAVLIAERVRMALAVPVEVKGLHYPLRVSIGIAMYPDDGRTADDLFKHADVAMYRAKAYGSGYRFYEPEMSAGMADRLALARDLQQALHGPAGQLALHYQPQVKLATRSLVGVEALLRWKHPTLGMVSPGAFIPIAEERGMMRELGEWVFREACRQVARWQAAGLHLHGRLAINVAAQQMDDKEFATMALAIVEEAGLKADMFELELTESGLMRNVGQAMGLMGTLKVMGFALAIDDFGTGYSSLAYLKQLPADKIKIDMSFVRDMLENRNDHAIVATIIGMGRNLRLKTIAEGVETPNQVEVLLALGCDEAQGYFFSQPLAAEEFARAWLVPLSDAGAPA; this is encoded by the coding sequence ATGACGCAAAAGGCCGTGACACTGCGCCAGGCCATCCTGACCCGCCTGGGCCTCCTGGTGACCGGCACCGCATTGATGCTGGGCCTGGGGTATGCCCTCTTCGGCATCCGGCCCTTGGTGGAACAGACCGCGGAGAGCCAGTTCAACGTATCCGCGGCCCAGGTGGAAGCCGCATTGAACGAGACCTTCGCGCCGGCCCGGCTTTTTCTTGCCATGTCCCGTGACTGGGTCGGCACCCGGGCCCCGGCGCTGGAGGCATCGGAAGAATTCAACCGGATTTTCCGCCCCATGCTGGAAACCATGCCCCAGTTCACCTCTGTCGTGGCGGGCACATCCCAGGGCCAGGGCTGGCTGTTGCTGGAGTTGCCCGGTGGCGAATGGCGCAATCGCATGACCGACATTCCCCGATGGGGCAGCCGACACCTCATAACTGAACACCGCCCCAGTGGCCAGTCCGACGCACGTTGGGAAACCCTTGACTACGATGCCCGCTTGCGGCCCTGGTTCAAGAAGGCCCAGGAGCAGGCGGAACAGGTCGCATGGACGTCGCCATATGCCTTTTTTACCACGGGAGATCCGGGCATCACCGCCTCCACGGGGTGGCAACTTCAGGATGGCAGGTATTTTGTGCTGGGGTTCGACCTGATGCTGCGGGACCTCTCCAAGTCCACCATGGATGTTCAAGTAGGTCGCCATGGCATGGCGTTCGTGCTGACGGAGGACCAGCGTCTGCTGGCCCTGCCAGCCCCTCCGGCAGGCAAGGATCGACAGGCCTGGCTGCGGCACACCTTGCAGCCGGCAACGGCATTGGCCATTGCGCCGGTAGACGATGCCCTTGCCAGGTGGCGACAGCAGGGAGCCGCATATCAGGGCTTGATACGCTACCGGTCTGGCGGCCAGGGCTGGATCGCCAGCACCCGGCCCTACCATCTGGGACAGGAACGCTTCTGGGTCGTTGTGCTGGCGCCCGAGTCGGATTTCTTTCCCACCTGGGAGCCCCTGGCGGTGGTGCTATTGGGAGGCATGCTGCTGGTGCTGGCAGCAGCCATGCTCATAGGTCGAGCCCAGGTAAGGCGTCTTGCCCAGCCGCTGGAGTCACTCGTTTCCCAGAGCATGCGCATCGGGCAACTGGATTTTCGGGCCGACGCTTCAGTGCGGAGCCCCATTTTCGAAATCCAGCAACTGGCCAATGCCCAGGAAAGCATGCGGGGCATGCTGCAAAGCTATCGAGTCCAAGTGGATGAACAGGCCGCAGGATTACGCCGGCAGATCGAGGCCTTGCAGGAGGCTGAAGCCCGCATCCGGGAGAGCGAGGCCTACAACAAGGTCTTGTTCGCGGATTCCCGCATTCCCCTGGTGGTGCTGGATCCGGAGAGCGGCACGTTCGTGGACTGCAACCAGGCCGCCGCGGCCATCTACAACCTGGGTAGCCGGGAGGATGTACTTGGCCTGACTCCCATGGATGTCGCAGCGCCTGTCCAATACGACGGGCGGGCATCGGCGGAGGTGGCCAGGGAATACCTGGACATGGCCCTGCGCAGGGGCAGCCAGATCTTCGAATGGCGGCACCGCAGGCCCAACGGGGAAGAGTGGGACGCGGAAGTGCACTTGATGGCGTTCGCCCACGGCGACGAGACCTTGCTGCAGTTCAGCCTGCAGGACATTACGGAGCGCAAGCGCGCAGAGGAGAAACTGGAGCACCTGGCCTTTTACGATCCCCTGACCGGCCTGCCCAACCGGGCCCTGTTCCAGGACCGCCTCAGCCAGGCCATCAACGCAGGCATGCGCCATGGCAAGCTGGTGGCCGTGATGTTCCTTGACCTGGACCGGTTCAAGGAGATCAACGACACCCAGGGTCATGCCGTGGGCGACCTCGTGCTGGTGGAAGTGGCGCACCGATTCCAGGCGGTGCTGCGTCAGGAAGAATCCCTGGCCCGGGTGGGCGGTGATGAGTTCATCGTCCTTGCCCAGGTCCTGGACCAATCCGCGGCGGTTTTGATCGCTGAACGGGTCAGGATGGCTTTGGCGGTCCCGGTGGAGGTGAAAGGGCTGCATTACCCCCTGCGGGTGAGCATTGGCATTGCCATGTATCCCGATGATGGCCGAACCGCGGACGACTTGTTCAAGCATGCGGACGTAGCCATGTACCGCGCCAAGGCCTACGGCAGCGGCTACCGTTTCTACGAGCCTGAGATGAGCGCGGGCATGGCTGATCGACTGGCCCTGGCCAGGGATTTGCAGCAGGCCTTGCATGGGCCTGCCGGGCAACTGGCCCTGCATTACCAGCCCCAGGTGAAATTGGCGACACGCAGCCTTGTCGGCGTCGAGGCGCTGTTGCGCTGGAAACATCCCACCCTGGGCATGGTCAGCCCGGGCGCCTTCATTCCCATCGCTGAAGAGCGGGGCATGATGCGTGAACTCGGGGAGTGGGTTTTCCGGGAGGCCTGTCGTCAGGTCGCCAGGTGGCAGGCGGCCGGTCTGCACCTGCATGGGCGCCTGGCCATCAATGTGGCCGCCCAGCAGATGGACGACAAGGAATTCGCCACCATGGCCCTTGCCATAGTGGAGGAAGCAGGCCTCAAGGCCGACATGTTCGAACTGGAGTTGACCGAGAGCGGCCTAATGCGCAACGTGGGGCAGGCCATGGGGTTGATGGGGACACTCAAGGTGATGGGCTTTGCCCTGGCCATCGACGATTTCGGTACCGGGTATTCCTCCCTGGCCTATCTGAAGCAATTGCCGGCGGACAAGATCAAGATAGACATGTCCTTTGTGCGGGACATGCTGGAGAACCGCAATGACCACGCCATCGTGGCAACCATCATCGGCATGGGCCGCAACCTGCGCCTGAAGACCATCGCCGAAGGCGTGGAGACGCCGAACCAGGTGGAGGTGCTGCTGGCCCTGGGCTGTGATGAGGCCCAGGGTTATTTCTTCAGCCAGCCCCTGGCAGCCGAGGAGTTTGCTCGTGCATGGCTCGTGCCCTTGTCTGATGCAGGGGCGCCGGCGTGA
- a CDS encoding sulfurtransferase TusA family protein: MDFDKELDARGLNCPLPILRAKKTLNELASGQVLKITSTDPGSVKDFAAFAKQTGNELLSSSEAGSEYTFFMKKK, encoded by the coding sequence ATGGATTTCGACAAAGAGCTCGACGCACGCGGTCTCAACTGCCCCCTGCCCATTCTGCGCGCCAAGAAAACACTGAACGAACTGGCCTCCGGTCAAGTTCTGAAGATCACCTCCACTGACCCGGGTTCCGTCAAGGACTTCGCCGCCTTCGCCAAGCAGACCGGCAACGAATTGCTGTCCTCCTCCGAGGCAGGCAGCGAGTACACCTTTTTCATGAAGAAGAAGTAA
- the folE gene encoding GTP cyclohydrolase I FolE, with the protein MSDCCDHDCPSTQEPGHLGIPRIGRFNAEAFEQAVTDLLLACGVAPDSVHTGKTARRVRELWERRLLGGYEMDPGEALGDGFSDPREDMVVVRGIAVHGVCPHHLVPFRGVAHVAYVPGGRLHGFGRIARLVDAVGHRFTYQEWMTRDVAEALIQHGKAKGAACIIEAEQLCLLLGEDRRGDERVVTQAFAGCFQEDAQLRNEFLRAISGGLSGRSV; encoded by the coding sequence ATGAGCGATTGCTGCGACCACGACTGTCCTTCCACCCAAGAGCCCGGCCACCTGGGCATCCCCCGCATCGGCCGTTTCAATGCCGAGGCCTTCGAGCAGGCGGTGACGGACCTGCTGCTGGCCTGCGGGGTGGCGCCGGATTCCGTGCATACCGGCAAGACTGCCAGGCGTGTGCGGGAACTATGGGAGCGACGCCTGCTTGGGGGCTACGAGATGGATCCGGGCGAGGCCCTGGGGGATGGTTTCAGCGATCCCCGGGAGGACATGGTGGTGGTGCGGGGCATCGCCGTGCACGGGGTGTGTCCCCACCATCTGGTGCCATTCCGCGGCGTGGCCCATGTGGCCTATGTGCCCGGGGGCAGGTTGCACGGCTTCGGCCGCATCGCCCGTCTGGTGGACGCGGTGGGCCACCGCTTTACGTATCAGGAGTGGATGACCCGGGACGTGGCGGAAGCCCTGATCCAGCACGGCAAGGCCAAGGGCGCGGCCTGCATCATCGAGGCGGAACAGCTGTGCCTGCTGCTGGGGGAAGACCGGCGTGGCGACGAGCGGGTGGTTACCCAGGCCTTCGCCGGTTGCTTCCAGGAAGATGCCCAACTGCGCAACGAGTTCCTGCGCGCCATCTCCGGTGGTCTCTCCGGCCGGTCTGTGTGA
- a CDS encoding YceI family protein, translating to MVKPLLFLGVLVASVAAQAQDWKVDYVKSRVSFVVRQMNVPVEGGFKRFIAQVSFDPAKVESAKMRVDLDMASIDTGSAEGDDEARRPLWFDMARHPRATFVSQSVARQADGRYMARGDLVIKGRTRAVSVPFSLGRQANGAWLAEGKLPVSRADFGIGGGDWNDVVANEAEARFRIWLTP from the coding sequence ATGGTTAAACCCCTGTTGTTTCTAGGCGTGCTGGTGGCCTCCGTCGCTGCCCAGGCCCAGGACTGGAAGGTAGACTACGTCAAGAGCCGCGTCAGCTTTGTTGTCCGCCAGATGAATGTGCCGGTGGAGGGGGGCTTCAAGCGCTTCATCGCCCAGGTGAGCTTCGACCCGGCCAAGGTGGAAAGCGCAAAAATGCGCGTGGACCTGGACATGGCCAGCATCGACACCGGTTCCGCCGAAGGCGACGACGAGGCCAGACGTCCACTCTGGTTTGACATGGCTCGCCACCCCAGGGCCACTTTCGTGAGCCAATCCGTCGCACGGCAGGCAGACGGCCGTTACATGGCCAGGGGCGATTTGGTCATCAAGGGACGGACCCGGGCCGTTTCCGTGCCTTTCAGCCTTGGCCGCCAGGCCAACGGGGCCTGGCTGGCGGAAGGAAAACTGCCTGTTAGCCGTGCAGATTTCGGCATTGGGGGCGGGGATTGGAATGACGTGGTGGCAAATGAGGCCGAGGCCCGTTTCCGCATCTGGTTGACACCTTGA
- a CDS encoding rhodanese-like domain-containing protein, with protein MFGMYNIKEMDVDTLDATKEGIHLIDVRTEGEVARGVIDGAIHIPLHLLPLRTDEIPQDKPVVIYCNSGARSAQACAFMNAKGFGNMHNLSGGIMAWARSGKPLTALS; from the coding sequence ATGTTTGGCATGTACAACATTAAGGAAATGGACGTGGATACCCTGGATGCAACGAAGGAAGGCATCCATCTCATCGACGTGCGCACGGAAGGTGAAGTGGCCCGTGGCGTAATCGATGGTGCCATCCACATCCCCCTGCATTTGCTGCCCTTGCGCACAGACGAGATTCCCCAGGACAAGCCGGTGGTGATCTATTGCAACTCCGGCGCCCGCTCCGCCCAAGCCTGCGCCTTCATGAACGCCAAGGGTTTCGGGAACATGCACAACCTGTCCGGCGGTATCATGGCCTGGGCCCGTTCGGGCAAGCCCTTGACCGCTTTGTCCTGA
- a CDS encoding response regulator transcription factor, whose translation MRQRILVVEDDADIAELLRLNLADEGYAVEVAPDGETAIAHVQDMAWDAVILDLMLPGMDGMDVCRRIRALPRYTPIVIVSAKSAETERILGLEQGADDYITKPFSLLEVKARVNALFRRAEAMGHSARLESGLLEQGGLRIDPIARTVKMKGEPVDLAAREFDLLFFFARHPGQVFSRLDLLKQVWGYSHEGYEHTVNTHINRLRNKIEADPARPEYILTVWGVGYRFALPGSTGETP comes from the coding sequence ATGAGGCAACGCATACTGGTCGTGGAGGACGACGCGGACATCGCCGAACTCCTGCGCCTCAACCTGGCCGACGAGGGCTATGCCGTGGAGGTGGCCCCGGACGGCGAGACCGCCATCGCCCACGTGCAGGACATGGCCTGGGACGCCGTGATCCTGGACCTGATGCTGCCGGGCATGGACGGCATGGACGTGTGCCGCAGGATCCGCGCCCTGCCCCGCTACACCCCCATCGTCATCGTCAGCGCCAAGTCGGCGGAGACGGAACGCATCCTCGGGCTGGAGCAGGGGGCGGACGACTACATCACCAAACCCTTTTCCCTGCTGGAGGTGAAGGCGCGGGTGAATGCCCTGTTCCGCCGTGCCGAGGCCATGGGCCACAGCGCCCGCCTGGAATCCGGCCTGCTGGAACAGGGCGGACTGCGCATCGACCCCATAGCCCGCACGGTGAAGATGAAAGGCGAACCGGTGGATCTGGCGGCCCGGGAGTTCGACCTGCTGTTCTTCTTCGCCCGCCACCCGGGCCAGGTATTCTCCCGGCTGGACCTGCTCAAGCAGGTGTGGGGCTATAGCCACGAAGGCTACGAGCACACGGTGAACACCCATATCAACCGGCTGCGGAACAAGATCGAAGCCGACCCGGCCAGGCCGGAATACATCCTCACCGTCTGGGGCGTGGGCTACCGCTTCGCCCTGCCCGGCAGCACCGGAGAGACCCCATGA
- a CDS encoding DsrE/DsrF/DrsH-like family protein, producing MDDQKKLAIIATKGTLDWAYPPFILASTAAALGYETQIFFTFYGLQMLRKDLSGLKVSPLGNPGMPMKMPFGPKWFKGINWNIPNAVQSIVPFYENVATSLMKMTIANNGVATIPELRELCQEAEVKFIACQMTVELFGFEHSDFIDGVEYGGAATFFEFAGESDICLFI from the coding sequence ATGGACGATCAAAAGAAACTAGCGATCATCGCCACCAAGGGCACCCTGGACTGGGCCTATCCCCCGTTCATCCTGGCCTCCACGGCTGCGGCCCTGGGCTACGAGACCCAAATCTTCTTCACCTTCTACGGCCTGCAGATGCTGCGCAAGGACTTGTCCGGCCTGAAGGTCAGCCCCCTGGGCAACCCCGGCATGCCCATGAAGATGCCCTTTGGCCCCAAGTGGTTCAAGGGCATCAACTGGAACATCCCCAACGCAGTGCAGTCCATCGTACCGTTCTATGAGAACGTTGCGACCAGCCTGATGAAGATGACAATCGCCAACAACGGTGTGGCCACCATCCCCGAATTGCGTGAACTCTGCCAGGAAGCCGAGGTGAAGTTCATCGCTTGCCAGATGACCGTGGAACTTTTCGGTTTCGAACACAGCGACTTCATCGATGGCGTGGAATACGGTGGCGCGGCCACCTTCTTCGAATTCGCCGGCGAATCCGACATCTGCCTGTTCATCTGA
- a CDS encoding isoprenylcysteine carboxylmethyltransferase family protein: MSDPTRRPATLVLPPLPYALALYAAWRLDREVWPLPVDLGAANPLLGWALVGAGLFMFTWTLFTFWRHHTTVNPYQAASCLVDDGPFRLSRNPIYLGDWLIFAGVMLLLHTLWPLAFAPLVWLIIRYGVIRHEEVHLEARFGEAYVAYKARVGRWF; the protein is encoded by the coding sequence ATGAGTGATCCGACCCGGCGCCCGGCCACCCTGGTGCTACCGCCCCTGCCCTATGCCCTGGCCTTGTATGCCGCGTGGCGACTCGATCGGGAGGTCTGGCCCCTGCCAGTGGACCTGGGCGCGGCAAATCCCTTGCTAGGCTGGGCCCTGGTGGGAGCCGGCCTGTTCATGTTTACCTGGACTCTCTTCACCTTCTGGCGACACCACACCACGGTGAACCCCTATCAGGCCGCTTCCTGTCTGGTGGACGACGGGCCTTTCCGTCTTTCGCGCAACCCCATCTACCTGGGAGACTGGCTCATCTTCGCCGGAGTCATGCTGCTGCTGCACACCCTGTGGCCTCTGGCCTTCGCGCCCCTGGTGTGGCTCATCATCCGCTATGGCGTGATCCGCCACGAGGAAGTCCATCTGGAAGCCCGTTTTGGTGAGGCCTATGTCGCGTACAAGGCACGCGTCGGAAGATGGTTTTAA